The DNA region TTATTATTATATTTTCGGTGGCTAATCCTGCCTTTATTTCTAGTAACAATATTATTAACATCCTGCGTTCGATATCGATCGTTACGATTATAGCAATCGGGATTACCATCTCCTTATCCGTGGATGGCTTTGACCTTTCCGTTGGTTCCGTTGCCTCGCTAGCCAATGCGGTTACGATATCAATGTTTGTCTGGTTTTCACAAAATACCCTTGTTGCGATTATTGCAGCAATCGCTGCCTCACTAGTTGTTGGTGCATTAAACTCGTTTATGATTGTTAAGATGAGGATTCCCGATATGCTAATGACTTTAGCGACGATGTTTATTATTCAAGGGATGGCACTTACTTATACAAAAGGGGCTACGGTTTCGCAAAATATGGTCATGCCTGATGGTTCCATGGCTGAGGGAATTATTAGTCCATTTTTCGCGAAAATTGGTGAGGTTCCTTGGATTATTCTCATAATGGTAATAGTCGTGACAATTGTTCATATCTTCCTCACGTATACAAAGCATGGAAGGTATATGTACGTGATAGGCGGGAATAAAGAAGCAGCAAGACTTTCAGGAATTCCAGTAAATAAATATAAAGTTGCTGCCTACTTGTTGTCAGCATTTTTTGCGGCTATTGGCGGGATTGTTCTCGCCTCGCGTGTAATGACCTCTGAAATTAATTCAGGTGCTCCTTACCTAATGGATTCAGTTGCTGCCGCTTTTATCGGTTTTTCGGTTCTTGGAGCTGGAAAGGCGAATGCGTTTGGAACATTTATCGGAGCAGTCCTAATTGGGATTCTTGCCAATGGGCTTGTCATGCTATCTGTCCCGTATTATTCAATGGATATTGTAAAAGGGACTGTGTTGGCGTTCGCATTAGCCATTACCTATTATAAGCAAAAGTGATTATAAGGTATCGTTCCCTTGAGCAGACTATTTCATAGAACAAGGGAACGATTGGTGGGTGTGAATTGTCTGGAATACTGATATCAAAAAAATTCCATAAGACATAAAGTATTTTTGTTTTAAGACGCCAGCCACAAGGTTTAGGCGTTTTTGATTTTTGTTGATAATATCCTTGTTATTCATTAAACTAAGGGAATCATATGAAGAAGGAAAATAGTGGTGAGAAATTAATGGACAAAGAAACAAGGGAAACCTATGAAATAATGGAGGTTTGTCTGCTAGCAGGGAAAATTATGCTACAAAGTGGTGGGGAGACGTACCGTGTTGAAG from Neobacillus sp. FSL H8-0543 includes:
- a CDS encoding ABC transporter permease, encoding MEVNFSAKNRTPAKKVFDLFQFFYKYGTIITIFALIIIFSVANPAFISSNNIINILRSISIVTIIAIGITISLSVDGFDLSVGSVASLANAVTISMFVWFSQNTLVAIIAAIAASLVVGALNSFMIVKMRIPDMLMTLATMFIIQGMALTYTKGATVSQNMVMPDGSMAEGIISPFFAKIGEVPWIILIMVIVVTIVHIFLTYTKHGRYMYVIGGNKEAARLSGIPVNKYKVAAYLLSAFFAAIGGIVLASRVMTSEINSGAPYLMDSVAAAFIGFSVLGAGKANAFGTFIGAVLIGILANGLVMLSVPYYSMDIVKGTVLAFALAITYYKQK